The stretch of DNA GTAAACGACTTGTAGAAATAATAAAACCATTCAGTCCTGTGAAAATCCCCATTAACAATGCTATAGCTAATATAGCTACTCCTACCGTGCCTAGTATGTCTTGTAATGCTTCAGCAGTTCCCCAGTTATGGCCAGCTGCAACTAATCCTTCCCAAGGTTGGGCCATTGCCGTTGCAAATATCATGAGGCAATAAAGTATGGTCGCAAACAAGATTGCTAAAATAATTAACCGGAATGCTTTTTTCGAGGAAAAATTAAATTCTTCAGCGGCTTGTGGAATATTGTCAAAACCAACAAAAGCCCACGGTGCAATTGCTACTATCGATAAAATTGCCGCTATAGCAGTTTTGTCTGATGGAAATAGTGGTGCTACATTACTAATATCAGCGGATGGATTGATTCCTACTAGTGTTGTTAGTAGTAATACTCCGCCAACCATAATAATACAAAAAATAAATTGCGCACTTCCTGTAAATCCTCCACCTCGTATATTTAAATATCCAAAAATGATAAGTGCGATCGATGCAATGATAATTTCCATACCATATACATCCCAATCAGCAATTTGGTACATATAGAAATTCTCTAATACAGATGGAAAGACGAATTTAAACATTAGTGCGAGAGCAGAAGCATTTAATGCAACAATACAAATGTAACCTAACGTAAGAAACCAACCGCTAATAAAGGCATGAGTCCTTCCTAAGCTAATAAATGCGTATGCAAATTCACCGCCTGATACCGGAAAGCTTTTAATAAGGAACCCGTAGCTAACTGCAATCAGCATCATTAGAAGTCCACCAATACCAAATCCAATCATTGCTCCCAAAGGTCCAGCTGTCCCCATCCATGCTGCAGGCTGTACAAAAGCCCCCCAACCAATCGAGGATCCTAACGCAATTGCCCAAACCCAATGTGGCTTTAGCGTCTTCTTTAAGGTGGTACGTTTTTCCATATAATGAATACTCCTTCTATTTTGTATTTGTAACTTAAGCTCTAATTAATTTTCCTACATATGAACAAAGTTACAAAAAAGTACAAAAAACACTCTACCATATACAAAGAAAGTTTACCATTATTTAAATTTTCCTACTAATAAAAAGAGTGTAGGAAAAGGCTACTTATACTAATTGAATGAGTGACCGAATTTCTATTCTACTATCTATTTTGGGCACTCATCCCTGTTATCAGTGACCGAATTCCCACCCTTCTCTTTATTTTCGGCACTCATCCAAAAGGATAAAGATCATTATTGTGAACGTCTTCTAAATAATCTCATCACTTTTTGCTTCAACTTCCTTAATGCTGTAACTACTGGACGTTTCCCTCCAAGCACTAAGCCAGCTAATTCGGCAAATATATGAAGTAAGCCTAGTAGTATGACTGTACAAACTAGTGACAAGATTTCACTTGCTTCTGAAAACAAAATGCCAATAAAGCCAAATAGTGTACTAAATATGTAGATAATAATAACCGTTTTTCGATGACTATATCCTGCATCAATTAATTGGTAATGAATATGCCTGCGGTCAGCAGCCATAATACTTTCTTTATTATATAACCTGCGAATAATCGCAACTACTGTATCAAAAATGGGGACTGCCAAAATAACAATTGGAATGATAAAACTAAAAAATGTAATATTTTTAAATAACCCTAATACGGATATCACAGCCATAATATACCCAAGTAAATTTGATCCTGTGTCCCCCATATATATTTTTGCTGGGTAAAAATTATGGTAGAGGAAGCCGATATTTGCTCCAATAAATGTCACACAGAGATAAGCAACCATCACTTGCATATCGACTAGCGCCATTGCGAATATACTAGTCATCGCGATCGTAGTGACGCCTGTGGCGAGTCCATCTAGACCATCAATAAGATTAATCGCATTTGTAATTCCTATAATCCAAAAGAATGTTAGAACTGGTCCTAAATATCCTAACTCAATCATACCAATAAATGGAATGGTTACTCGTTCAATAATTAATCCTGCATAAATGAGCAGACCTGCGGCAACAATTTGACCAGTTAATTTCATGTAAGGTTTTAGTGTGTACTTATCATCTAATGCCCCTGTTATTAGGATGATTAAGGAACCAATCAGGATTTCATCCATATAAATATGATACGGTTGGAGATAAATCATCCCTACAAAAGCACCAATAAATATAGCTAATCCTCCCAGACGCGGGGTTAATTCTTTATGTATCTTACGACTATTTGGCGCATCCATCACACCGATTTTAATCGCAAACCTACGAACAGGGTATGTGACGAGTAAGGTTGCTACCAATGAGATTGTAAAAGCAATAAATAAATCTACATAGTTAAACATAATATTCTCCTATTTAATCTTGATGTTAATTCTTAAGTTGAGTTTTTCTACATTTTTCCTATATTTTGTCTATAA from Oceanobacillus iheyensis HTE831 encodes:
- a CDS encoding glycosyltransferase family 4 protein is translated as MFNYVDLFIAFTISLVATLLVTYPVRRFAIKIGVMDAPNSRKIHKELTPRLGGLAIFIGAFVGMIYLQPYHIYMDEILIGSLIILITGALDDKYTLKPYMKLTGQIVAAGLLIYAGLIIERVTIPFIGMIELGYLGPVLTFFWIIGITNAINLIDGLDGLATGVTTIAMTSIFAMALVDMQVMVAYLCVTFIGANIGFLYHNFYPAKIYMGDTGSNLLGYIMAVISVLGLFKNITFFSFIIPIVILAVPIFDTVVAIIRRLYNKESIMAADRRHIHYQLIDAGYSHRKTVIIIYIFSTLFGFIGILFSEASEILSLVCTVILLGLLHIFAELAGLVLGGKRPVVTALRKLKQKVMRLFRRRSQ
- a CDS encoding APC family permease, translating into MEKRTTLKKTLKPHWVWAIALGSSIGWGAFVQPAAWMGTAGPLGAMIGFGIGGLLMMLIAVSYGFLIKSFPVSGGEFAYAFISLGRTHAFISGWFLTLGYICIVALNASALALMFKFVFPSVLENFYMYQIADWDVYGMEIIIASIALIIFGYLNIRGGGFTGSAQFIFCIIMVGGVLLLTTLVGINPSADISNVAPLFPSDKTAIAAILSIVAIAPWAFVGFDNIPQAAEEFNFSSKKAFRLIILAILFATILYCLMIFATAMAQPWEGLVAAGHNWGTAEALQDILGTVGVAILAIALLMGIFTGLNGFIISTSRLLFAMSRAKFIPRSFSKLGKNETPYISIIFTVIVAMVAPWFGRQALTWVVDMSSVGVTIAYFYTCYTAFSLFKWNDNHGFNTNKHVVAPGKKIFALLGMVASISFLGLLLIPGSPAFLGLESRIALVVWIVLGIIFYIMKYKDYKNLDKEEMNYLILGSKEIKVKKD